A window of Dehalococcoidia bacterium genomic DNA:
GGCGAGCGCTGCCACCCAGATGAAGCACATGCACTGTAAAAGGAGCAAAAGGAATATGACCAGATACAGCCCCAGCTCGGACATATCATCCCTCGGAGTGCTTGACCCACTCCTCGAACATCAATGGCTCTATCACTCCCGCCTGGTACAGTATGCCCGCTCCGGTGCAGTTGAAGAACTGGATGCCATGCTCCTCCTTGCACTTGGCCAGGACCTCCATCAGCTCCCTCCTTGAGTCAATCCAGTCGAACGTGGTGTACACATAGGCTCGGAGGATTGCATCGTAGAGGGTAACGCAATGCCTCCCCTTGGTCGCGTCCATGGCAGCATCCTCGGTCGGATGCGAGTAGGGCATGCCGATGATGGTAATCTCCTTCGCCCCCAAGGTTATGGCCATGATGATGGAGAAGTAGCCGACGTTGTCACCCCTGGCCCTCGGCTCCAGACCCGTCTCCTTGAAAACAGTGGCGATAAGCTCCTCGCATGTGTTCTCGGGATTGATGAAGGCCATCTTGCCTTCCCAGTTCCTAAGGGCCTCGGGGTTCACGGTCACCGGTACAATGAGCCATACATCCTTGATGGCGTCCGGCCCCCACTGCTCATCCATTCTCTTCCTGAAGTTCTCCATCCAGGTCTGAACATCGGTCGAGGACGTGTTGAGCGCGGTGACCGCAAACGGCTTGACGTACCTGGCTGCGGTCGCGGCAATCTTGTCACAGACGATGACCGGGCACTTGACCTTCTCCAATAAGTGCAGGTTGCCTTTGACGCTCATGGTCTTACCCTTCTGCGCATACTTGCCATCCGACAGTGGCCAGCCTGCGCCCACGATGACGAACTTGGCGGCCAATGGGACGTGCTCGATGCCTCCCCATTTCCTGATTAGTGGAAGATTGGCCTCATAGTTGGTGAACCACTCGTTCTGCACCCTGCTCAGCACCTCTTTCTGCAATTTGTTCCTCATCCTGCTGTCGTATGGGTCAAAACCTGCCAGTTCATCCATTTCACTCCACCTCCCGGTTCAGGAAGTCCTCGACGGTCTCGTCCGGCCTCATGCATATGGCCTTACCGTCCTTCAGCTCCTGAGCACTAATCTCCAGGTCTTTTATCTCCTCCTCGGTCAGGGGCTCATCGTCCACACCATTGATGAAATCGTCAAGGCTCTGCGATGTAATGTATGGAGAGAATTTGAGCAACGGGCTGGTGCCGAGATAGCGCACTGCTCCAGGGCAGTCGTTGACCGCTCCGATGAAGTAGGCGATAAACGACTTGAACACCTTGGATATGGCCACGAACTTCATGCTCTTCGACTCCGGGTAGTAGAAATACTCGTAGCCCCTGGCCTGCTCGTGCGTCCAATCCTTGCCCGGCTCCTCGCAGAAGTCGATGCCTAGTATGCCAATTCTCTTGTACAGCAGCTTCCTGGCCAGGCAGAACGCGCATGTCCCTACGTTCCCACCGTGAGGGAACTCTGGCAGATTGTTCATCCATCCCCACATCTGACTGACCCTATATGGCTCGTTCTCCTTGGCCGAGACCGCGGGGTTGAAGAAGTATATTTTGCAGCCTGCTTTTTTTAGGAGCTTTATCGTGCCAGGATAGGCCACGGAGGATACTAAGAACCTGACGTTCCTGAAGGCACTGTCATCTACATACTCTACCTTGACCGGGCTGCCAAAATCTATGATGTCCCGAGATATGAACTCCTCCATCCATCTGAACTGTGATGCGGATATGGGGTGAGCATCGAGGAGCACTACCCACCCAATCCTCAACCCCCGCTTGAAGCAGCGCTCAAAGGACTTGTTGGTGACGATTATGTCCCCTTTAAAATCCTTGAGCTTCAGCAGCTCCTCGTCAGTGAGCGATGGTGATGCACCGATGACAATGCAATCGTCGGCCCTGAACAATGGCAGGTCCTCAAAGCTGAGAGACTTTTTGCATGCCTCTAAGTTCTCCGCGATGTGCCTTGACCACTCAGGTATAAGCTCCTGCATGGCCTCGAAATTCAGTTGCTGTACCTCTGCCTGGAACTCCTCGTTGACGTTCTTATCCTCTTTCTTGATTCAAACCACCTCTGCAATGTACGCTAAGAGCATTATGAAAAGTAAGGTCAGGGACAAAAGCACAAAGATGTTTCCAAGCCAGGTGAACATGGACGGCCCAAACATATCATCGCGGCGTCTTCCGATGAGACAGAAGACTATGCCAACCACGCACATCACTACCAATGCCAGTGCGGAGCCCCATGCGCTCATGAATACCTCGCCACAAAGTCCTTGACATCCATATACGGCATGCCGTCCTTCGTCCGCTCCGGTCGTCTCCTGGTGTACATAACCCCCATCTTGGTGAGGTTGATGACGTCGAAGTCCGGTCTCAGTTCTCTAACGTCACTGTACCACTGCATCATGCCGTGGAGGTAGGACTTGAACATGGGAGTAATGCAGTACAGCATGTCGTCCTCAGGCGCGTAGTGCCACTCGTAGCCATCCGACTGCTCATTGGTCCACATGGCCCAGGAGCCCGGTCCATGGCAGTGCTCCAGGCCGAGGATGCCCACGGGGTTCGCACCCCATTGGTACGCCAAGAGCATGGAGAATATGCCCACGTTCCCCCCGGTGTCGATGGTGCCCCTGTTGGAAAGCAAGCTAATGGTCTTGTCGATGTTCTCCACGAACATGTCACTGGTCGACGGATTGTACCAGAACACCTTGTCAGGGTCCGCGTGGGCCAGTATTTCGTCCGTCACTGACGGATGGGTCATGGTGGAGAGCACCACATTGGACATGTAGAGATTGTCCCGGACAACTTGGTGAGCGAAGTGAGGAAGTATCTCATCGGTCGGGTGCACGACCGTCACGAATTTGGGAGCGACATGATGAGCATAGCAGCGCTTCAAGGACTTGTTGGTGCAGATTATGGTACCTGGATAGTTCCTTAGAACCATTATCTGCTCATCTGTTATGGATGGACCGGCACCGACGACTATCGCAGAGCCTTTTATGGCATCAGGTGGCAGCCACTTGTTCTTTCTCTCGAACTTACGGATGTTGTACGCAAAATTATTGAGCCAGTTCTCCAGCTCACCCTTCACCGTCACGTTGGAGTGCAGGATGGCATTGATACGCCCCTGCTCATTGCATAAGGTGTCCAGCACGCCTATCAGGCCAATGTCTTCCTGCATACCGGCCCATTCATTGAGCTTCATCAGGTCTTGCAGATAGCATTTCAGCTTAGGACTAGGCTCTTCCTCTGATATGTTCTCCCCTCGAAGGTAAAGGACGGTTACAACTATATGGAATTAATGGTGAATAAAAATAAGATGAAAAGGTTTAGTGACTCAGGGTCGGTGGGTATTATTAACCTACCTAAAACCCTGGGTCCGAGGGAATTAAAAGCCCGCCGATGGTTATGACACAGGTGCTGACGGTGTTCTTGATGACGCTCACAACGCCCTTGGCCACCATACCCTTTATGTTGTTCATGAACACATTGGGCCCTGGGGTCCAAGATGACATGGACGGCACGGTCACTCCAAGACGGAAGGAGCCCGCGGAGCCAACAACGGTCCCATACTTGAAGAGGAACTTGGACCTCTTGACGGGGTATCCACCGATATTGATGAACCGGAAGTGGAACTCCTTGCCTGCCGGAATCGTCGCCAATGTGATGGAGCCCTTGGTTATGGTGGAGAGCCCACATATGGTGGCCTCGCACATGACCTCGTTGAACATCGAGAACGGCTTGCCGTCCAGGTTCCTGCCGTACTGCTGCTCGTAGTTGAGCTTGGGATAATCTCTCATTTCCTCGTCGTCCGCCATTCCATCACCTCTCGATACCGAGCATGGTAATCCGCCTGTGCTGGATTGTCTGGTCCTTGCATCTCTGGATGAGCTTGGCCAGGTCTCCCGGTTTCAGGTTGAGATGCTCCGCGCTCTTGGGGTTGTTCAGGTCGCAGCACATGAGCTTGCGCCCGATGAAGTGGAGCTTGGGAGTAATGGACATGCCCCACTTGTTGTAGACTGCGAAAGAGGGCTTCTCGTTGTGCCTCAGGAAGAACTCGTACCTGGGGTCGATGAACGGTGAGGACTTCTCATCGAAGTAACCGACCTGGGGAGTGGTCGTGGAGGGACGCTTAATCATGTACGGGCACCTGCGTATGGACCCGGCCAACATTTCCGCGTACACCTGGCCGATGTCTATGCCGCACCGTATCTGGTACAGCGAGCGCCACGGGTCCTCTTCCCACTGAGGTTCCAGGTTGGAAATCTCAGTGAAGTTGCTCAGCGAGAGCGTGGTACATGCCGCCGCCCATGCCATGTCATAAACCAAGCCTTCGGTCTTCTGGACCATCCAGAACGACCAGTTATCATCATTGTCTATCAAGACTAATATGTCGCCTTCGTTTGCCAACGGTTTCATGTTCTTGCACCTCCTTTAAGAGAGAGAGTCAGAGGGGAAAGGGGCTCATCGTTCAAAATCCGATGAAGTCGTATGTGAATATACACGTAGTGTATGATGCCGCCGTCGAGCGGTTGACCCGGACCTTCCTATCGGCCAGGGACTGCGTGAACATCGTGGTGGACACGTAGGGCCACATGGCCTTGAAGAGCGTGGTGGACTTGCTTGCGGTATGAGCTTTCTGAGCGCTCACGTTCGCGTACACCAGCTTCCTGAAGTCCGTTGTTATGGTCTTGACCGTGGCGCTTCCGTAGAAGTTGGCCCTGCCGACCTGCTGCACCATCCGGTGACCTGAGGCCATCTCCATGACCATGAGCCAACTGGTAGTTGCTAGGTTTGCCATCTCACCATACCTCCATAAAGGGGTAAGTCATCGGGCACCTCAGTACCCGATGAATGAGTAGGTGAAGATGCACCCGGATGCGTTCGCGTTGCAGGTCACTCTGTTCACGACAATCTTTCTTTTTGCCAGGGTCTGGGTGAAGTTCGTGGTCGAGAGATAGGGGAACACCGCTTTCACGGAGTTCATGGTCTTCGCCGCGGCCAGTGGAGGCTTTTGAGCGTTCACTGTTCCATACACCATTCGCCTGTAGTCCGTGGTCAAGGTCTTGGTCTTGGCCTTGGCCACGAACTGGGTCCGACCAACAGTCTGTACCATCCTGTGGCCAGAGGCCGCTTCCAGGATGATATGGAAAGTGGTGGTGGTGATAGCTGCCATCAGCTACCACCTCAGTCCGTTATCTGCTCGGTAATCAACCTGCTCTTGCCAGCGAAGTAGAACCCTAACAGACCCATCTCTTCCACCGTGGACACCACAGCGCAGGACGCCTTGATGTTGATGGCGGAGTTGGGCTCGATGATGATGGGCTTGGGCAGGCAGATGTATCTCTGCTTGGACAGCCTCATCGGCACAACTGACCAGATGGGCAGCTTGTCGGAACCGGGCTGGAAGTACAGTTCCAGAGTGTTCGGGATGGGCTCCAGGTTGAAGTAACCATATATCATGATGATAGCATGGTTGCTCACTGTGAACGGACCAACGAAGTTGTCGGACGCGGACCAGAACAATGAGGTCGACGCACCGGACGTCCATCTCCACCTGTTGTCAGGCAGGTGAACGTGGCATGGTCTCAGAGGAGCAATGCCGAACTCGTTGGACAGGGGCTGCCATCCGCCGAACTTCTGGGTGAACTTCTGCTCACCGAGAAGGACGCACTTGACGATTCCAGCAACGACACGGGCGGACACATTCACGTTGGGAATAATGTTCTCCAAATCGTTGTAGAAGTACGGAAGCATCTCCTTCAGTGTGTCCCGAGACCCATTATAGGCGAACTTCACCTGGTCGAGGTTGATGGGGTCATAAGGCTGCATTAGGTTTGCCATGACATATCACCTCAGTAGGACTCCACGTTCAGCAGGTTGGGCATCATGACGCCGACCGGCTTGGCCACGTTCGGCCTGGCCCCAGCATAGCGGGGGAGATTCATCCTGTACGCTCCAATCGGTGCCGTCGCGGTCATACCCTCGACGTACTTGAGCGCACCATTCGCAAGCAACGCTGCCCCACCGGTGAGCATGAAGGTCTTCATGCCTTCTTTCTTGACCTTGCCAGACATTGCTGCAAGCATCAATGCCGCGCCACCGACCACGCCAACCATGGGGCCGAGCTTGGCATACCACTGGGTTCCCAGTGGCT
This region includes:
- a CDS encoding 6-hydroxymethylpterin diphosphokinase MptE-like protein; this translates as MKLNEWAGMQEDIGLIGVLDTLCNEQGRINAILHSNVTVKGELENWLNNFAYNIRKFERKNKWLPPDAIKGSAIVVGAGPSITDEQIMVLRNYPGTIICTNKSLKRCYAHHVAPKFVTVVHPTDEILPHFAHQVVRDNLYMSNVVLSTMTHPSVTDEILAHADPDKVFWYNPSTSDMFVENIDKTISLLSNRGTIDTGGNVGIFSMLLAYQWGANPVGILGLEHCHGPGSWAMWTNEQSDGYEWHYAPEDDMLYCITPMFKSYLHGMMQWYSDVRELRPDFDVINLTKMGVMYTRRRPERTKDGMPYMDVKDFVARYS
- a CDS encoding 6-hydroxymethylpterin diphosphokinase MptE-like protein; its protein translation is MQELIPEWSRHIAENLEACKKSLSFEDLPLFRADDCIVIGASPSLTDEELLKLKDFKGDIIVTNKSFERCFKRGLRIGWVVLLDAHPISASQFRWMEEFISRDIIDFGSPVKVEYVDDSAFRNVRFLVSSVAYPGTIKLLKKAGCKIYFFNPAVSAKENEPYRVSQMWGWMNNLPEFPHGGNVGTCAFCLARKLLYKRIGILGIDFCEEPGKDWTHEQARGYEYFYYPESKSMKFVAISKVFKSFIAYFIGAVNDCPGAVRYLGTSPLLKFSPYITSQSLDDFINGVDDEPLTEEEIKDLEISAQELKDGKAICMRPDETVEDFLNREVE